From a single Nostoc sp. MS1 genomic region:
- the serA gene encoding phosphoglycerate dehydrogenase, with protein MSKVLVSDPIDQAGIDILSQVATVDVKTGLKPAELIEIIGEYDALMIRSGTRVTQEIIEAGTQLKIIGRAGVGVDNVDVPAATRRGIVVVNSPEGNTIAAAEHALAMMLSLSRHIPDANASVKRGEWDRKTFVGAEVYKKTLGVVGLGKIGSHVATVAKAMGMKLLAFDPFISTERAEQLGCQLVDLDLLMQQSDYITLHIPKTPETTHLINANTLAKMKPTARIINCARGGIIDEAALAAAIKEGKIAGAALDVFESEPLGESDLRSIGKDIILTPHLGASTTEAQVNVAIDVAEQIRDVLLGFPARSAVNIPGLGPDVLEELKPYMELAETLGKLVGQLAGGRVELLTVRLQGELATNKSQPLVIASLKGLLHQALRERVNYVNANIEAKERGIRVIETRDASARDYAGSLRLEATGTLGTHSVTGALLGEKEIHLTDVDGFPINVPPSKYMLFTLHRDMPGIIGKLGSLLGSFNVNIASMQVGRKIVRGDAVMALSIDDPLPDGILAEITKVPGIRDAYTVTL; from the coding sequence ATGTCTAAGGTTCTCGTCTCCGATCCTATTGACCAGGCTGGCATTGACATTCTCTCGCAAGTCGCTACTGTTGATGTCAAAACAGGTCTTAAACCAGCAGAATTAATAGAAATTATTGGTGAGTATGATGCGTTAATGATTCGTTCTGGTACGCGCGTTACTCAAGAAATCATTGAAGCAGGTACGCAACTCAAAATCATCGGTCGTGCCGGTGTGGGTGTGGATAATGTGGATGTTCCGGCTGCTACCCGTCGAGGAATTGTTGTCGTCAATTCCCCAGAAGGTAACACCATCGCCGCCGCCGAACACGCCCTAGCAATGATGCTGTCTTTATCTCGCCACATCCCCGATGCTAATGCTTCCGTCAAGCGCGGTGAGTGGGATCGTAAAACTTTCGTAGGTGCGGAAGTTTACAAAAAAACTCTAGGGGTTGTCGGCTTGGGCAAGATTGGTTCCCATGTGGCGACAGTAGCCAAAGCAATGGGGATGAAGTTGTTGGCTTTCGATCCCTTTATCTCTACAGAACGGGCAGAACAGCTAGGTTGTCAGTTGGTAGATTTAGATTTGCTGATGCAGCAATCTGACTACATTACCTTGCACATCCCCAAAACCCCGGAAACCACTCACCTAATTAACGCCAACACTTTGGCAAAAATGAAACCCACCGCCAGAATTATTAACTGCGCCCGTGGTGGCATCATTGATGAAGCAGCCTTAGCCGCAGCGATTAAAGAAGGGAAAATTGCGGGTGCAGCGTTGGATGTGTTCGAGTCAGAACCTTTGGGTGAGTCTGACTTACGCTCAATTGGTAAAGATATTATCCTCACACCTCACTTAGGCGCATCCACCACAGAAGCCCAGGTAAATGTGGCAATAGATGTAGCCGAACAAATCCGCGATGTACTTTTGGGTTTTCCAGCACGTTCCGCCGTCAACATCCCCGGACTCGGCCCCGATGTGTTGGAAGAACTCAAGCCTTATATGGAACTAGCCGAAACCTTGGGTAAATTAGTAGGACAGTTAGCAGGTGGACGAGTAGAACTACTTACCGTTCGCTTACAAGGAGAACTTGCTACTAATAAGAGTCAGCCTCTAGTAATTGCTTCTCTCAAAGGACTACTTCATCAAGCCTTGCGGGAACGGGTAAATTACGTCAACGCTAATATAGAAGCCAAAGAACGGGGTATTCGCGTCATCGAAACCCGCGACGCTTCCGCCCGTGACTATGCTGGTTCTTTACGTCTAGAAGCTACCGGAACCTTGGGAACTCATTCTGTGACTGGTGCATTGTTAGGCGAGAAGGAAATTCACCTCACTGACGTTGACGGCTTCCCCATTAACGTTCCCCCCAGTAAATATATGCTGTTTACCTTGCACCGTGATATGCCAGGAATTATTGGCAAACTCGGTTCCTTACTAGGTAGCTTTAATGTCAATATTGCTAGTATGCAGGTAGGGCGGAAAATCGTCCGTGGTGATGCTGTCATGGCTCTTAGCATCGATGATCCCTTACCAGATGGCATTTTGGCGGAAATTACCAAAGTACCGGGAATCCGCGACGCATATACAGTAACTCTATAA
- a CDS encoding Uma2 family endonuclease, with the protein MLNLNLPSYLPSADELPDSDDAPVDNELQELIPGLLKAILLILWAERMDWFFGVDMGVYYHPDEPAIVPDGFLSLGVERFYDEELRPSYVLWDEKVVPIFVLEVVSPKYRKEYSDKLNDYAALGVLYYVIYSSHRRRKPRLEVHKLVNGKYELQTGNPVWLPEIGLGIGCERGNYCGVTREWMYWYDQQGQRYLTPEEQIKQAQQQVQAAQQQAQLAQQQAQQEAQRAQQLAERLRALGIDPDNLGEE; encoded by the coding sequence ATGTTAAATTTGAATCTGCCAAGTTACTTACCTTCAGCCGACGAACTACCCGACTCTGATGATGCGCCAGTGGATAATGAACTGCAAGAACTCATCCCCGGTTTACTTAAAGCTATTCTGCTGATTCTTTGGGCGGAACGCATGGATTGGTTTTTTGGGGTGGATATGGGTGTTTATTATCACCCCGATGAACCTGCGATCGTTCCCGATGGCTTTTTAAGTCTTGGCGTAGAAAGATTTTACGATGAGGAACTGCGTCCCAGTTATGTGCTATGGGATGAAAAAGTAGTTCCCATTTTTGTGTTAGAAGTGGTTTCGCCAAAATATCGCAAAGAATACAGCGATAAATTAAATGATTATGCCGCTTTGGGTGTACTTTATTACGTCATTTATTCTTCTCACCGCCGCCGTAAACCACGTTTAGAAGTACATAAATTAGTTAATGGTAAATATGAACTGCAAACAGGAAACCCAGTTTGGCTACCAGAAATTGGTTTAGGAATTGGTTGTGAAAGGGGTAATTATTGCGGAGTAACGCGGGAGTGGATGTATTGGTATGACCAACAAGGACAGCGTTACCTGACACCAGAAGAACAGATTAAACAGGCGCAACAACAGGTGCAAGCAGCACAACAACAAGCGCAATTAGCCCAACAACAAGCACAGCAAGAAGCGCAACGGGCGCAACAGTTAGCGGAAAGATTACGTGCTTTAGGGATAGATCCTGATAATTTGGGTGAAGAATGA
- a CDS encoding ABC transporter substrate-binding protein, translating to MVLSSSKPYPHENVTVVLEISHGSFDAGFSMKLRILEDGVTVREDDDLPNIPAAPEMPQLYRDWQNISLENSRKLQAVPAQVTNVDMATLETWKHRAEELETFCRVWFKNNTFNSLRDRILANTRIHNDQSIPIIIRCQTENDDQNEILRRIPWHTWDLFTRLKNAEFALFTGFRKRVPALEAPVKVLAIFGSSQGGLQLEEDEAALELLKQRGAEITKKFEPDEDTLSHLLFDQEWQILFFAGHSSSEGVGGQIQISEGKFIPLHTLRQRLTSAVTKGLKLAIFNSCDGLKIADFLGQLNIPAVIVMREPVPDRIAYQFLLYFLREFSQGTPLCLAVRKARDRLEALQGKFPAATWLPVAGLNPNQPEFVWPDNTKHDPSIEPDKSIVTEQTILPPQPTPQRKELAFLLRWRSISLRLRIMFGLVAFLGLAIPTLVKINQCQLFSSTCTPPDSISTNPSPKPVVNISNFISSGEKMLIDNSLVKLNEQYLSLKEIGIKAFSEGKFADAVNSFEELPSRVTKDPESLIYRNNAFAYLRHTNNPNLPIYKIAVAAPLNDNAGFDMLAGVAQAQDIAVKQGINLQVVIANDQNQPSQSQQIAQKLSEDKKILAVVGHFTSPNTCAALKIYSPNELVVISPTSTLVNMRTDPDCGDINKVFFRTTSSSRIEARSLVEYLVKPDGLNKPQPKVVVFYNSQELFSRDLFAQFNDIVTNEFNGRIISSFDLSDPKFDTSQLPPQVKDADALVLLPDGRTNNNTAWDKAIDIIKLNRGEKPILGANTLYLQEAINKTQNATVNRLFIADDWHPKQCSAAAFAQQIRQYWGGDLNGRMALSFDAVTAILKAIELSGTSVNRQQIKEKLAQTANKPETAASSTTIKGLKISFDSRGDRKELTQQPIFTVNKNLKFDLVKDTENAPCQN from the coding sequence ATGGTGCTATCATCCTCTAAACCTTACCCCCATGAAAATGTCACTGTCGTACTTGAGATTAGTCACGGTAGCTTCGATGCAGGTTTTTCTATGAAGTTACGGATTTTAGAAGATGGTGTGACAGTTAGGGAAGATGATGATTTACCTAACATTCCGGCTGCACCGGAAATGCCACAATTATATAGGGATTGGCAAAATATTTCCCTGGAGAATAGTCGTAAACTACAAGCTGTTCCAGCACAGGTAACTAACGTAGACATGGCTACTCTGGAAACGTGGAAACATAGGGCCGAAGAGCTAGAGACATTTTGTCGCGTCTGGTTTAAAAATAACACATTCAATAGCTTGCGCGATCGCATTCTCGCCAACACCAGAATCCACAACGACCAATCCATCCCGATTATTATTAGATGTCAGACAGAAAATGATGACCAAAATGAAATTCTCCGCCGCATTCCTTGGCATACATGGGATTTATTTACAAGACTGAAAAATGCTGAGTTTGCCTTATTCACTGGATTTCGTAAGCGTGTTCCCGCCCTCGAAGCACCAGTGAAAGTTTTAGCTATTTTTGGTAGTTCTCAAGGAGGCTTACAACTAGAAGAAGATGAAGCCGCATTAGAACTATTAAAACAGCGTGGAGCGGAAATTACTAAAAAATTTGAACCAGATGAAGACACTCTTTCTCATCTATTATTTGATCAAGAATGGCAAATTTTATTCTTTGCTGGCCACTCATCAAGTGAGGGAGTAGGTGGACAGATTCAAATTAGTGAAGGTAAATTTATCCCTTTACATACATTACGGCAACGCTTAACCAGTGCTGTAACAAAGGGTCTGAAATTAGCAATTTTTAATTCTTGTGATGGCTTAAAAATTGCCGACTTTTTAGGACAATTAAATATTCCGGCGGTCATAGTCATGCGAGAACCCGTCCCAGATCGGATTGCTTATCAATTTTTGCTCTACTTTCTGCGAGAATTTTCTCAAGGTACACCCTTATGTTTGGCAGTGCGTAAAGCACGCGATCGCCTGGAAGCTTTACAAGGAAAATTTCCGGCTGCTACTTGGCTACCGGTTGCTGGTCTTAATCCCAATCAGCCTGAGTTTGTTTGGCCGGATAATACAAAACATGACCCAAGCATTGAGCCAGATAAAAGTATAGTAACCGAGCAAACTATTTTACCTCCTCAACCAACTCCTCAAAGAAAGGAACTAGCATTTCTCTTGCGCTGGCGTTCTATATCCTTGCGTCTGCGGATTATGTTTGGGTTAGTTGCTTTCCTCGGACTCGCTATACCTACCTTAGTAAAAATCAACCAATGTCAGCTTTTTTCTTCAACCTGTACACCACCAGACTCTATTTCCACTAATCCTTCACCAAAACCTGTAGTTAATATCAGTAACTTTATTAGCTCTGGTGAAAAAATGCTGATTGATAATAGCTTAGTCAAACTAAATGAACAATATTTATCACTCAAAGAGATAGGAATTAAAGCATTTTCTGAAGGGAAATTTGCTGATGCAGTCAATAGTTTTGAAGAACTACCTAGCCGCGTCACAAAAGATCCCGAAAGTCTGATCTACCGTAATAATGCTTTTGCGTATCTTCGGCATACCAATAACCCTAATTTGCCAATTTATAAAATTGCTGTTGCTGCACCATTAAATGACAATGCTGGATTTGATATGTTAGCTGGCGTTGCTCAAGCTCAAGATATAGCAGTCAAACAAGGTATAAACTTACAAGTTGTGATTGCTAATGATCAAAATCAGCCTTCTCAGTCCCAGCAAATTGCCCAAAAACTTTCTGAGGATAAGAAAATTCTGGCTGTGGTGGGACACTTCACCTCTCCGAATACTTGTGCAGCTTTGAAAATTTATTCCCCGAATGAGTTAGTGGTTATTTCTCCTACTAGCACCTTAGTTAATATGAGAACTGACCCAGACTGCGGCGATATCAATAAAGTATTTTTCCGTACCACTTCATCAAGTCGAATCGAAGCACGTAGTCTGGTAGAATATCTAGTCAAGCCAGATGGGCTTAACAAACCTCAGCCAAAAGTAGTTGTTTTTTATAATAGTCAAGAGTTGTTTAGCAGAGATTTGTTTGCTCAGTTTAATGATATTGTCACAAACGAATTTAATGGACGTATAATTAGTAGCTTTGATTTATCCGACCCCAAATTCGACACTAGTCAACTACCACCCCAGGTTAAAGATGCAGATGCGCTAGTATTATTACCCGATGGCAGAACTAACAATAATACAGCCTGGGACAAAGCTATTGATATTATCAAACTAAATAGAGGAGAAAAGCCCATTTTAGGGGCAAATACCTTATATCTCCAAGAAGCTATTAATAAAACTCAAAATGCCACAGTTAATCGACTATTTATAGCAGATGACTGGCATCCCAAACAGTGTAGTGCAGCAGCATTCGCTCAACAAATTCGTCAATATTGGGGTGGGGATTTGAATGGACGAATGGCTTTATCATTTGATGCTGTGACAGCAATTTTAAAAGCTATTGAACTGTCTGGTACATCTGTGAATCGACAACAGATAAAAGAAAAATTAGCCCAAACAGCTAATAAACCTGAAACAGCAGCATCTAGCACTACTATTAAAGGACTAAAAATAAGTTTTGATAGTAGAGGCGATCGCAAAGAACTCACTCAACAACCCATCTTTACTGTTAATAAAAATTTAAAGTTTGATTTGGTCAAAGATACGGAAAATGCTCCTTGCCAGAATTAA
- the prmA gene encoding 50S ribosomal protein L11 methyltransferase, with the protein MANTWWELQILCEPALEDSVSWRLEDFGCRGTASESKGESFLVKGYLPVFQAQLLDLAALGLWLQQDALCIGLSAPSLTWQLIDEEDWASSWKQYWHPQEIGDRFLINPAWLPLPENSDRLVIRLDPGVAFGTGNHATTQLCLESLEMRLGEVPKSFLSQGGKQESVIIADIGCGSGILGVGAVLLGAEKVYAVDTDPLAVQSTFSNRALNDVSPERLVPAEGSVDILKKLIERPVDGIVCNILADVIIQLVPEISEISKPSTWAIFSGILVEQSSSVAEALAKHGWVVATMWKRKEWCCLNARRS; encoded by the coding sequence ATGGCAAACACTTGGTGGGAATTACAGATTTTATGTGAACCAGCGCTAGAAGACTCGGTTTCTTGGCGACTGGAAGATTTTGGTTGTCGTGGGACAGCTAGTGAGAGTAAAGGTGAGTCTTTTTTAGTTAAGGGTTATTTACCAGTATTTCAAGCGCAGTTATTAGATTTGGCGGCGTTGGGGTTGTGGTTGCAACAAGATGCACTGTGTATCGGATTATCTGCGCCTAGCTTGACTTGGCAACTAATTGATGAAGAAGATTGGGCAAGTAGTTGGAAACAATATTGGCATCCACAGGAAATAGGCGATCGCTTTCTTATTAACCCAGCTTGGCTACCATTACCCGAAAACTCCGACAGGTTAGTCATTCGTCTCGACCCTGGTGTAGCTTTTGGTACAGGCAACCATGCAACCACTCAACTCTGTTTAGAATCTCTGGAAATGCGGTTGGGTGAAGTTCCTAAATCTTTTCTCAGTCAAGGTGGTAAACAAGAATCTGTCATAATTGCGGATATTGGGTGCGGTTCTGGTATCCTTGGCGTAGGTGCAGTGTTATTAGGTGCGGAAAAAGTCTATGCTGTAGATACTGACCCTTTAGCAGTACAATCAACCTTCAGTAATCGCGCCCTCAATGATGTCAGCCCAGAACGCTTAGTTCCCGCCGAGGGTAGCGTAGACATTTTAAAGAAACTAATTGAACGCCCTGTAGATGGTATTGTCTGCAATATTTTAGCTGACGTAATCATTCAATTAGTACCAGAAATTAGCGAAATATCTAAACCTAGTACCTGGGCTATTTTTAGCGGGATTTTAGTTGAGCAATCTAGCTCTGTTGCTGAGGCTTTGGCAAAACATGGTTGGGTAGTAGCTACTATGTGGAAGCGCAAAGAATGGTGTTGTTTAAATGCTAGGCGTTCTTAA
- a CDS encoding HEAT repeat domain-containing protein, whose amino-acid sequence MAEIILGWIATNAVGLLFKTIFTQENIKEFAQDLGKDYLKDFFKDRFNNVPIALFEKEPLQKAIIKALKEFLQIVEDELKLRKVLEADIKKLAKPLKTFIDNKSVKEILGKAFNDDCDSLDYQELAKLWYQLNLPAMPVNFNWQLITENYLAQCKQIIRESSELRSILLGQRLEEILKLLKEDRRITTGFDLAKYIEAIRERYINLKLYRLEKKASDFRINLWQIFITQNVREVSQVLPELPKVYLRQLHENRGLDAKIDLDNWQEELDRYKRNCLQQPIRSVLDVVQEKSSKNYLVILGDPGSGKSTLLHYLALKWVEETLTRKDFSLPIPLLIELNSYMRDRIEGKCDNFLEFYDHAPNCFFHLNQHQLHEQLKAGNALVMFDGLDEIFDPKKREEVITCIHRFTNEYPDVQVIVTSRIIGYVTQPLQDAEFRHFRLEDLDSEQITDFIGRWHERVFNPSEKEEKDVKQGRLQKVIKESKAIAELAGNPLLLTMMAILNLSQELPRDRPELYNQASRVLLHKWDVERALEEDKLSIDDKEKQAMLRQVAYAMQTSGVDVAGNVISEDNLIKILTKYLQEELDINQPKKAAQRIIDQLRTRNFMLCFLGADYYAFVHRSFLEYFCAWEFVWQFKETQTLNIEQLKKEVFGKYWENESWHEVLLLIAGMIDARFVGGIIDYLMGQDGEEKKFTNLFLAAKCLMEVKHRSKIVTIANQLQNKLEDLIKYDLWYYSRPLYDDIEIQLVREIRTQAVTAIAKTWQDDPTTKTFLQQRATTDNDSGVRGTAVAQLAQAYKDDPTTKTILQQRATTDNDSGVRETAVAQLAQAYKDDPTTKTILQQRATTDNDSGVRETAVEQLAQAYKDDPTTKTFLQQLATADNDRYARRTAVQQLAQAYKDDPTTKTILQQRATADNDRYARRTAVEQLAQAYKDDPTTKTFLQQLATADDDSGVRWTAVEQLVQAYKDDSTTKTFLQQLATADDDKYVRWTAVEQLAQAYKDDPTTKTILQQLATTDNDKNVRETAVEQLAQAYKDDPTTKTILQQLATADNDRYARRTAVQQLAQAYKDDTTTQTILQQRATTDNHEDVRRTAVQQLAQAYKDDPTTKTILQQLATADNHEDVRGTAVAQLAQAYKNDPTTKTILQQRATADNHWDVRGTAVNELAKAYKSQPELFETYYNCAAKDNFKGSHNDFKPNPRRVALEIIVKQYPQHPQTLPLLRDRAENDPDEKVREYAQKKLNELRIIN is encoded by the coding sequence ATGGCGGAAATTATCTTGGGGTGGATAGCAACTAATGCGGTTGGGCTACTTTTTAAAACTATTTTCACTCAGGAAAATATTAAGGAATTTGCTCAAGATTTAGGCAAAGACTACCTCAAAGATTTTTTCAAAGACCGTTTTAATAACGTACCTATAGCGCTATTTGAGAAAGAGCCACTACAAAAAGCTATTATTAAAGCACTAAAAGAATTTTTGCAAATTGTAGAAGATGAATTGAAGCTTCGCAAAGTATTGGAAGCAGACATTAAAAAACTTGCTAAACCGCTAAAGACGTTTATAGATAATAAATCTGTTAAAGAAATTTTAGGTAAAGCTTTTAATGACGATTGTGATTCTCTAGATTATCAAGAACTTGCAAAGCTTTGGTATCAGCTTAATTTACCAGCTATGCCAGTTAACTTTAACTGGCAATTGATTACAGAAAATTATCTGGCACAATGTAAACAAATTATTAGAGAATCATCGGAACTACGCAGTATCTTATTAGGACAGCGACTTGAAGAAATTCTCAAATTGTTAAAAGAAGACCGGAGGATTACGACAGGATTTGATTTAGCCAAATATATAGAAGCTATTCGTGAGCGTTACATTAATTTAAAGCTGTATCGCTTAGAGAAAAAAGCTTCTGATTTTAGAATTAATTTGTGGCAAATTTTTATTACTCAAAATGTGCGCGAAGTTTCTCAAGTGTTGCCAGAACTACCTAAAGTTTATCTCCGCCAATTGCACGAAAATAGAGGATTAGATGCAAAAATTGATTTAGACAACTGGCAAGAAGAGTTAGATCGCTATAAACGTAATTGCCTTCAACAACCGATACGCTCAGTATTAGATGTTGTGCAAGAAAAGTCATCAAAAAATTATCTAGTTATTTTAGGTGATCCTGGTTCTGGTAAGTCTACATTATTGCATTACTTAGCATTAAAATGGGTTGAGGAAACTTTAACGCGGAAAGATTTTTCTCTGCCTATTCCCTTGCTTATCGAGTTGAACAGTTATATGCGCGATCGCATCGAGGGAAAATGTGATAATTTTCTAGAATTTTATGATCACGCTCCCAACTGTTTTTTTCATCTTAATCAGCATCAACTGCATGAACAACTAAAGGCAGGTAATGCTTTAGTTATGTTTGATGGATTAGATGAAATCTTTGACCCTAAGAAGCGAGAGGAAGTAATTACTTGTATTCATCGCTTTACTAACGAATATCCAGATGTACAAGTAATTGTCACTTCTCGGATTATTGGCTATGTAACACAACCATTACAAGATGCGGAATTTAGACATTTTCGTTTGGAGGATTTAGATTCAGAACAGATTACAGATTTTATTGGGCGTTGGCATGAAAGGGTTTTTAATCCTAGTGAGAAAGAGGAAAAAGATGTCAAACAAGGGCGACTACAAAAAGTAATTAAAGAATCAAAAGCCATTGCCGAACTAGCAGGGAATCCTCTGTTACTGACTATGATGGCAATTCTTAATCTTAGTCAAGAACTACCCAGAGATAGACCAGAACTTTATAATCAAGCTTCACGGGTATTGCTGCATAAATGGGATGTAGAACGTGCTTTAGAAGAAGATAAATTGAGTATCGATGATAAAGAGAAACAAGCTATGCTGCGTCAAGTTGCCTACGCTATGCAAACTAGTGGTGTAGATGTAGCTGGGAATGTTATTAGTGAAGATAATTTAATCAAGATTCTGACTAAATATTTACAAGAAGAGTTAGATATTAATCAACCCAAAAAAGCCGCACAGCGAATAATTGACCAACTGCGGACTCGTAACTTCATGTTATGTTTCCTTGGTGCTGATTACTATGCTTTTGTCCATCGGAGTTTTTTGGAATATTTCTGTGCTTGGGAGTTTGTCTGGCAGTTTAAAGAAACGCAAACGCTGAACATTGAACAGCTTAAGAAAGAGGTTTTTGGCAAATATTGGGAAAATGAAAGTTGGCATGAGGTATTACTATTAATTGCTGGCATGATTGATGCCAGGTTTGTTGGTGGGATTATTGATTATTTAATGGGTCAGGATGGTGAGGAGAAGAAATTTACCAATCTCTTTTTAGCAGCTAAGTGTCTGATGGAAGTGAAACATCGCTCAAAGATTGTCACAATAGCTAATCAATTACAGAATAAGTTAGAAGATTTAATTAAATATGACCTCTGGTATTATTCTCGCCCTCTCTACGATGACATAGAAATTCAGCTAGTAAGAGAAATTCGCACTCAAGCAGTCACAGCAATTGCCAAAACTTGGCAAGATGACCCCACCACCAAAACCTTTCTCCAACAACGCGCCACTACTGATAATGATTCGGGTGTGCGAGGGACAGCAGTCGCACAATTAGCCCAGGCTTACAAGGATGACCCCACCACCAAAACCATTCTCCAACAACGCGCCACTACTGATAATGATTCGGGTGTGCGAGAGACAGCAGTCGCACAATTAGCCCAGGCTTACAAGGATGACCCCACCACCAAAACCATTCTCCAACAACGCGCCACTACTGATAATGATTCGGGTGTGCGAGAGACAGCAGTTGAACAATTAGCCCAGGCTTACAAGGATGACCCCACCACCAAAACCTTTCTCCAACAACTCGCCACTGCTGATAATGATAGGTATGCGCGACGGACAGCAGTCCAACAATTAGCCCAGGCTTACAAGGATGACCCCACCACCAAAACCATTCTCCAACAACGCGCCACTGCTGATAATGATAGGTATGCGCGACGGACAGCAGTCGAACAATTAGCCCAGGCTTACAAGGATGACCCCACCACCAAAACCTTTCTCCAACAACTCGCCACTGCTGATGATGATTCGGGTGTGCGATGGACAGCAGTCGAACAATTAGTGCAGGCTTACAAGGATGACTCTACCACCAAAACCTTTCTCCAACAACTCGCCACTGCTGATGATGACAAATATGTGCGATGGACAGCAGTCGAACAATTAGCCCAGGCTTACAAGGATGACCCCACCACCAAAACCATTCTCCAACAACTCGCCACTACTGATAATGATAAGAATGTGCGAGAGACAGCAGTCGAACAATTAGCCCAGGCTTACAAGGATGACCCCACCACCAAAACCATTCTCCAACAACTCGCCACTGCTGATAATGATAGGTATGCGCGACGGACAGCAGTCCAACAATTAGCCCAGGCTTACAAGGATGACACCACCACCCAAACCATTCTCCAACAACGCGCCACTACTGATAATCATGAGGATGTGCGACGGACAGCAGTCCAACAATTAGCCCAGGCTTACAAGGATGACCCCACCACCAAAACCATTCTCCAACAACTCGCCACTGCTGATAATCATGAGGATGTGCGAGGGACAGCCGTCGCACAATTAGCCCAGGCTTACAAGAATGACCCCACCACCAAAACCATTCTCCAACAACGCGCCACTGCTGATAATCATTGGGATGTGCGAGGGACAGCAGTGAATGAATTAGCCAAGGCTTACAAATCTCAGCCTGAACTTTTTGAAACCTACTATAACTGTGCAGCCAAGGACAACTTTAAGGGTAGCCATAATGATTTTAAGCCAAATCCCCGGCGCGTTGCATTGGAGATAATTGTCAAACAATATCCCCAACATCCCCAGACTTTACCACTGTTGCGCGACAGAGCAGAGAATGACCCAGATGAGAAGGTGCGGGAGTATGCACAGAAAAAGTTAAATGAATTACGAATTATAAATTAA
- a CDS encoding response regulator transcription factor codes for MNQFLVKNTSLQIVLVDGSDICLAGTSELIKQQYPDAKISIAQTANDAINQISNLQPHLLITDISLPDTQGKKAQTHTGINFLQEVMQNYPKLNILVQSPYIKRLVQIKPAIDKHQGGFVIADKNITSKEMLLRIDGALQGFTCIKDITDVYLYPAIYEKLNIKPEILQLLRLAFNEGLQDKAIAAQICVSERTVRNHWDTLQEALGIDCHELRNQGKNIRIVTKIRAREAGLID; via the coding sequence ATGAACCAATTTTTAGTAAAGAATACATCATTACAAATAGTTTTAGTCGATGGTTCTGATATTTGTCTTGCTGGAACATCTGAACTGATAAAACAGCAATATCCTGATGCTAAAATTAGCATTGCACAAACAGCTAATGATGCTATTAATCAAATATCAAATTTACAGCCTCATCTCTTAATTACAGATATTTCTCTACCAGATACACAAGGAAAAAAAGCACAGACTCATACAGGAATTAATTTTTTGCAGGAAGTGATGCAAAACTATCCTAAATTGAACATTCTTGTGCAAAGCCCTTATATAAAAAGATTAGTTCAAATTAAACCAGCTATCGATAAGCATCAAGGTGGTTTTGTCATTGCTGATAAAAATATTACTAGCAAAGAAATGCTTCTAAGAATAGATGGAGCATTACAAGGATTTACTTGTATTAAAGATATTACAGATGTCTATTTATATCCAGCCATCTATGAGAAATTAAATATTAAACCAGAAATATTACAACTACTCAGACTAGCCTTTAACGAGGGATTACAAGATAAAGCGATCGCCGCCCAAATTTGTGTATCAGAACGCACAGTTCGTAACCACTGGGACACATTGCAAGAAGCTCTAGGGATTGATTGTCATGAGTTAAGAAATCAGGGGAAAAACATCAGAATTGTGACTAAAATACGGGCTAGAGAAGCAGGCTTAATTGATTAA